The genome window AGCAGAGGAATGACTTCACCTTTTGAAATGAGGCTCCTTTTTCTTCTTGGTGACGGTGCTTCAACGACATGTTAAAGTCGCAAATGCTGAGATTTAACCTCTCTTTTAGAGCTAGGCTATTGATTTGGCTAAATTCACGATACCTTCTTTTCTTGTCTCTTTTCCCCTTGTAATCGTAGCTAGGCTATTGATTTGGCTAAATTCACGATGACAAGAAACTTCTTCTTTTCTTGTCCTCTTTTCCCCTTGTAATCGTATTTTCATTACAAAAGGTTTTAATAAAATTCCGTTGTAGGAGTTTCCCTATAGCCTTTTCCCCTCAAAAGAATTTGAATCATGAAGTTGGAAACACAGTTTGCCAATGTTTTCACAGCAATCTGACATACAGATCTCATATTATCGTGTTACTATACAATAATAATCTTTTAGGCTTCAGCGACAGCAGAAAAAATCACATGTAATTCCCTGAATACCATCGATCTTCTGGAGTCCATTTATCTTCGTATCTTCCAAGCGAGTACCCCACTTCCTCAGCAGGTACATCAGCAAGATGTAGGGGATCTGGTTCTATGCCATAATCAGTGAGTGGCCGGTGCTCAAGAACCTTATCATGTTCAATAACAAAATCTGGAATTTCAACCTCTCCCTTTCTTATATCGCCCCAGAGATACTCCAGTCGACTAATGTACTTGATTTTCCAATACAACCTGTAACAGAATAATTAACAGAGGTAAGGGAGTTGTTTGCAAATGTTCAAAACTGAATAAAAATTTAGCCATTGAGAAAAAAAGGTTAATGGATCTATCATAATTCCTGAAAAGGTAAAGAGATTGAGATGATTGAGCTCAGAATAATATCCTTGGCAACTCAGATGGCACGACTAGAACAAAATTGCAGCATTCTACCTTGCCAACAATATCCAGATATTTCAATACTTGACAGTGAATAAAGAATAGAGAGCAGTAAACAAGATCAGCAAGTCATAGAGTTTATTGCAACAACGCAGTCCATTTTAActctattttacaaaaaaaaaggACTGCTACAACAGCTGATGACACACTTGTCTGTTTAGAGACTTTACTCATTCTGGATAATGCATGTAACGAGTATTCAGTACACTGCATACAATGAATATTCAGTAATGGATCCTGTGCTTTGTTTCagtgtttatttttattttcaacATTTACTTTATTAAGAAGGATGTAATTTGCATTCTATTTTAACTTTCTATAATCATATTTGTCTTACAGACACAAAGGAAAGTGATCGGTAGAACTTTATAAAACGTATAAGCATGACTATAGAGTAAGGTATGTAGCAGCATCCTTGTTTTGTTTACAATGTACGAATAGTTTGGGCAGCTGCCAGCTTATACAATAAAAGTAACGCCTAAGAACTAGGTGAAAGAATACTGACCCTCCACTTAAAAATAGCCTGCCAAGTGTGGCGATGGCCAGCCTGGAGCGAAGCCCAGGATGCAAGAAGTAGAAAACCTGAAGCCTTTCCTTGTACTCAGGTGAAAGCTCCTCATAAATTGTCCTCAAGATTGACACTCCAGGGTTGTTATCATCAGACTGCACAGTACTGTGCATGTACAAGATGCAGAATGGACCCACAGGCAATTCGGTGCGGAGTTTGTAGAACACATACTTTTTCAGACGTTCACCGTCAATTGCTGGAGCTGGAAACCAAAATTCCGAAGTAAATGCCATGTAAACACTGACACCAAGAGAAGTCTGGGACGCAATAACACTAAGCCTTTAGCAACAAAGCACGAGGATGATGAAGCTATGGAAGCCTTATTCAGCTTGTTGGGTTGTTAATAGCAATAGTGAAAGAATCGGAACATTGGTCAGGTCAGGTCTGCTGATATACTGGCTGGAACTAATAAATTCGTACAGTCCAACAAGCAGATTGACCATCCACCCTTAATTTAGAATGACCATAAGAAAATATGCACTTTGCTGGTATATGAGCTTCAATACATAAAATAAGCTACAGCCTACGTCGGATCTTGTACTTGAAACATGTAAATAAGGTGGGCATGTTACACTGGAAACCTAGATTTCTGATAAATTCAATCTCACGATCCCACGTATCCAAATTTTGTTTTTAGAGAACACGTATGGTGTACCATCCATTGAATAGAAGTTGGTTGGTCCGCATTCCACAATCTGCAGCATCGATCGTTACTGTAGGATTGCAACCGGCAAGCTCACACCTAAATAAATCATCAAATACTTACACTATACGCGCATGAATCATTCCCAATGATTGAATCGACAAAACCATTCGGTTGCGTATAGATCGAAAGGGATTAAATCTCATTCTATTCATTTTTTTTTTTTCATAGCAATCCACGCCTGACCGAGCAACTGCAGCTGTAAGGGGAGCAAATACGTGGCCGATTCGCGCACCCGGGAAGAACTTGCCGACGACACGGACGATGGTTCGGCGGGCCCGATCGGTGCCCTGGACGCGCACGACCTGGCGCTCCTCGAGGTCGGAGAAGCAGGCGTCCGCCTCGGCGAGGCAGTCGTGCCACGAGTGGCGGTCGGAGGGAACGAGGAGCGCTGCGCCGGCGCCGGCGTCGGAGCCCACCACGACCACGGAGAAGTcgctcccgccgccgccgcgggagcCCGACGCCATCGGTTTCGGTTGGCTTGGCTGCAACTGGAAGCACTCCGTCTGTCTGGCTCGGCAAGCCTTTCACTGTTTTGGGCCGTGACGCGAATTTGGACCGGCGGCCCCATGGTGAACGGAAGCGAGTGGGTTTTGGCCCATCTTTCAGAGCAGAATACACAGCGTTGTCAGGGTCAGTGGGGGGGTGGCTATTTGCTTTGCAAAGAACTCTCGTTCTGGTCAAATTCAATTTAGGGGAATCTGACTAGGGCCGGAAAATTAGCTCGagtctcgcgagccggctcgagctcggagcAGCTCGAGAGTCTCGAACGAGCCGAGCTGAGCCCTTTTTCGAGTTCGTTTTTGCATCGAGACGAGTTGGCTCGTTCCAGCTCGCGAGCCTTACAAAAATAATTAATTTATAGAATAATAATGAATATAGATAATTTTATGGATAATATCTCATTTTTTAGTCTTTGATGATAAATATATTACAAGTTATAATTTAATTTACTCATAATGTAGAATGATAATTTTATATTTTAAATTTATATAATGTTAATTTACCAAATAATGCAAACGATAAGTACCAAAATATGGTtggcgagccgagccggctcgtgaGCCAAGATCAAGTCGAGCCGAGCCTCTTTCGCCAGCTCGTGGAATGGACGAGCCGAGCTCATTCAGACACCGAGCCGAACTGAGTCGAACTCGGCTCGGCTTGTTTCCAGCCCTGAACCTGACACAGTCACGAGGGTTGCAGTGGAACAGCGAGTGATGGACGCGAGCGCTTCAAACCCATCCTCGCTCCCTAACACTGAGGGTTTACACCTCCACCTCTCTGCACATCATCATCTATCGAAGAAGCAAGCAACCAAACCTACAGTACAAAAGCTGCAAGCATTTCGACATGCCTGAGCTGCGTGCATGGCTCTGGCGTGTTCTTGCCATGGCCTGCTGCGTTTACGATTCAGATCAGAAACATGATCCCTATCTCACGCTGTTCGTGTCCGTCACCACCAGATCTTGCTGCTGTCATGCATGCTCCCATCTGAACTTTTGGCCGCCGTCACGCGTGACGCCATGCTGGGGTAAGCAAAGCCTCTTGTCCCTTTTTGGAACCCACCCCACCTCACACTGCACACCTGACGCGCGCGTACTACTAGTATGTGGTTCCTCTCCTCCGACACGTTCAGGTTCACGCTGTCGCGCGTTTCTTTTCCTGTGCCTTTTCCAAGCGAAAGGTCCGAGCTGTTGAATCGATCTGTCGGTTTCGCATACGGCGGATGCATACACACGACAAAAAAAGGGTCACTCATATCCGGTGATACCTATGCGATTACGGATCACCCGTACCTATAAAAATTAATTATCTACCAAACTAATATATTACACAAACATCAAGTATATCCATATAAATAGAATTACAGAATTTCTAGCTTTATTCAATCATCCATTCAACTGTACCATAAATAATTAGATAAAGTAGCAACATATTACATACTCCATTACATAGTCATCAAAGTTgttaagccttctatgacattATCGTTCAAAAAGTTGTGCCATTGACATTCGTTTGTCATTGACAGTCGGCCTGACGCCCCATCCAGTGATGTCGTGCCATTGACAGTCGTTTGTCATTTCAGTTGCCACGGCAGAGCTAAATCATCAGTTGTTTTGCATCCATAGCTAGCTGCTCGATTTGGTCACAAGttgagagaaaagaaaaggcgGAGACATTTCTTCTGATCACCAGATCATGTACTAATTGCTGGAGTGGATCCATTCACAGTGATAGTTACTGATGTGAACTTTAATTAGTTCAATGCTAGGTCGCTCTTGTTCAGCTATTGACCGCTTCCTTGTCCATGGTTTCTTTTTGGTGCTTTGTCTCATCGCTTTTTCTTCATTACATAGACTGTGCTAGGGATGGCAGttggacccgtgggtatggatacccgTGGGTTTCGTACTCGGTGGATATGGATACGGGTAGAAAAAATTCACCCGCGGGTCCTATCGGGTAGGATACCCGAAATATATCGGGTCGGGTATGGATAAAATACTTTACTcgcgggtatccagtggatatccGATATATTAATATACCTCTTTAATGTGCTACATCCACTAAAAATTAAGGACCATAATAGAATGGAGCCAAAAAAATACACAAAAATCCTGATTTTGTTGCATGCTGGTTGCTGCTACTTCACCATGGACACAGGCACGACCACGGACTGCTGTTGCTGGCGGCAGACTGCTGCTACTATACACCATGTCACAGGCTGTTGGAGCCGGTTGCTGCATGCTGTTTTTATTTATCAATTTATCATGGCGCATGTGTTGTTGATTAATAAATATTAATTTGTGCTAACAGTCAACTGTAATGTACTAGAGATCAATGAGACATTGACAATGTTATGACTGTCAACTGTCATGAACTCATTAAGCTTTTATTCTCTGTACTCGAATTTATATATATTGGATGCGATAATTATGAGTTTAGATATTGTATCGACGTGTAGCCAAATATAGTCATTCTCGTGTTGTACTGGTGCTTAGATGGAAACAAAAATATTTTATGTATTTATTATAACACTAATTGAATGTTATTTAGTCTACAGTAACATATCCACTGGATACTCGATACCCGGTAGATACCCGATGGGCACGGGTACGGGTACGGGTATAGTTTCTCGCCCGATTGGcttggtgggtatggatatttgtataagtctcgggtacaatttcggatcgggtattattatacccgaacaaaatccgacccgctgccatccctagACTGTGCCCTGCCCTTTATACGTTCTAGTGAAGATTCTTGCTGATTATACATGTGAGTGATGAGTATCTGTGCAATTGTTGTTTACTGAACTTCATTTCGGTGTCCTGACTTGGCATCACTCTTCTTGTATGGGCATGTGAATCTGACCGACGAGCAAACCTGATGGACAGTGCATATCATATCAGGGGTGCGTCGCCCCAATAGGCCTAAATTGGTGTTTAAAATGTCAGGGGACATTTATTAGCAGACTCATGTGGTTTTATATTTTTTAGCATCATTTTGTCTTTCAACAACCCCTAGTAACAGATtttgagagggggggggggggggggtgttagtaacctgttggagttgctcttataTAAATTGCCCGCATGGTGGTAACGAGAATACACCTATAGGATCCACGTGCATCTAATGCTCTGTCCATaaactttctctctctctttcggaCATTTGAATATGGAATGGTTGATACTATTTCTATACGAGTACTAGTTACAATTCAAAAGAATTTGAATTATCGAGACGTGTGGTGTCCGTTTTGGGACCAAAGAATATGTTAGCAGCTGTACTAGTTATACACTAACACAAAAATAGACCGACCCAAACAGGCCCATCGAGTCCCTGGCAGGAATTTTATGAATTCCATCCTTCCAAATTGGAGAGAAAGAGGGGTACGCTATGAACAAAACTTAACACATCATCATCGTCGGCTCCATCTGACCTGATTAAAATCTAACTAGATACGGAGTAACAGAACACACAAAACGACCAAAAGAAAGCAACGTGCGTGACGGCCACCTGACGCCAACGACACGAGGGACATCTGTCTCCTTGGCAGAAATACGGGGAGGACACGGCGCCGACTCGACGCGCGTTCGTCCATCAGTCGAAGCGGCGACCGCGCCAGGCGGAGACGGAGAAGATGGCGCGCTCCTGCCAGCACAGGAAGAAGGCGCCCTTGTCCTCCCGCACCTTGAAGCCGTCGCAGCCgagcccctgcgccgcccgccgcgCGTGCAGCAGCGAGTAGTAGCTGAGCGGGACGCGGGCGAAGCCGTTGCCCTCCATCCGCGCCGCCCAGCGGTCCAGGCGCTCGTGCCGCTCCCGCCGCTCGGCGCCGTCGCACGCCACGATGTTCTTCACCTCCTCCGCGAGGTGCCAGCGCTCGACGCGCGCGCGCTCCACCGACCCGCGGGGCGCCGCCGACTCCAGGCAGTCGAAGAGCGCCGCGTAGTAGTTGAGCACCTCCACGAACCGCTCCGTCAGCGCCGCCGCGTTGTGCGACGCCTCCTGCTccgtcaccaccaccaccttgggcGACAGGCCCCACAGCGCGCTCAGGAAAGCGTCCGCGCGCGACGTGGACGGAGACACCCCGGACTCCGGGCTCCGCTGCCGCTTGTCGCCGCTGCTCTGTTGGTGGCAGCTGTCCTTGGCGGAGTCGTCGTCGGAGGCCAGTAGACAGTGCAGCTGCAGGCTGCAGGTGATGGCCAGCGCCTCGCCGGTCTTGACGCGGAGGGACTCTACGTCCAGCGTTTCCAGGCGGGATACGATAGGGTTAAACTGGAACGGCACGTCCAACCGTTCCGCCTCCTTGGTGAGCACCATAGCCGTCTGCGCGAGCACTTCCCTGTGCTCGTGCACGGCGGTGAGGCGGAGGTGCGGCGGGCCCTCGGGCCGCGCggccagcaggtggagcagctcgaGCCACTGCACGGCGTCGGCGCCACCCAGATCGACGACGTGCACCATCTTCTCGGACTCCATAGCCTCCAGGACCGACTGGTTGGCGGCGGCGCCTGCGAGGCGGAGGAACGGGCAGAGGTCGAGGAAGTGGCGGCGCGCGGCGGCGAGCTCGGCGGGCGTGGGCCCCGCGCGGGGCAGGAGCAGCGCGCGGCACAGGCCCGGCCATGCGCGGAGCGCGCGCCGCGCTAGCGCCTCGGCGAAGGCGGCGGCCACGCGCTGCATGGCGTCGCCGTCGGGGGACGCCAGCGACGCGATGTGCTCGAGCGCGGCGTTGGCGGCGTCCAGGCGGcccgcggccgccgccgccgcgcagtTGAGGAGGAGGTGGATGAGGCAGAGGCCGCGCTCGTCGGAGCGGAGGTCGCGCGGCAGCCACGGCGGCGTCGGGGCCCCCGCCGCGGCGGGCGACCCGTGGAGCGGCATGCTGGAGAAGGTGTGCAGCGGGGAGGACGTGACCGACGACGAGGAGCCCTCGTCCTGGACCATCAGGCAGGCAGCGTTTTGTTGTCCTGGTGGTCGTCCTTGTTGGCACGGGCGGGCAAGCGACGGCGACGCGAGCACCGCTGCTTAATTTGCTCCGTGAAGCAAGCAAAGGTCTAAAAGCTTGTGTGCTTGGCGGTGTGGATTTGTACGGGCGCTAGAGATCGAGAAGAGTTAACCGGGAGAGCAGCAGCAGGTGAggtgagggaggggaggggaggggacggTGGCGGCAGGTGGGCTTTTAAAGAGAGGCGCTAGGACGACGGGCAGGGCGGAAGGAACCCCGAGGGCGAGGTAGAGGACGCTGCTTGTGTCTTGGACTATTGGGGGCGGTGCGGTGACCGACAAAAAGCGGGGGGCTTTTGTCCGCACCGTCGCGCCTGTTGGCTGTTGCCGGTCCCCTTCTATTCTTCTCCCTCCGTGATCTGCGTGGCCTCACACACTCGACCCAGCCAGGAAGCCGCTCTCTGCTTGTCGCCTTGCTCCGGCTGGATCTTGTTGCAATTTGGTGAGGAGGTGCTGATTCCGATGACTGCTAGTGCCCGTGTTTCGTTGAATTTTGGGAAAGAAAGGCCGTCTCCATCGGGGCATCCGTCCACCCAGCCTCTCGCACGGGGCTTGTCGCGACGTGGCGAGTGAGGGAATAAGGCCGCCCCTCGTTATTCCTCCGACCCCCCGCAACGCGACGACGGCGCCGCAACAAAACAAAATTGCGCCCCCCTTGTTCCTTTCTTCCATGCCCCCGACGCATGCATGTCCTCTCCTCTCACGCGactagtattattattattatagtgcgtgctgctgctgctgctatctTTATTTTTGGAAACGTTACTTGCTCTCAAACAAACAAAGCAGAGGAAACAAAGCAGAGGACAATGGACCCACTCCCCAAGGTAAAAATAACAAACTGCTACGTATTCGGCAACGCATTACGCATACACCTTGACCTTGTAGCGGCAGCACAAGAATACAATTATTCAACAATGACAACGTACGGAGGAATGGAGCCACACTGAAGCTGAATGAATGCAGTAGGAGTAGTAGTACGTAGAAGCAGGCGGAGGCGTCGTGTAGCGCGTTGGCTCAGATTTGCCAGGTCGACCCACGAGAATTGAAGACGCTGTGGAATCAGACTTTTTGtttggcgtgtgggtgtgtgcaaAACATATTTATGGCTACTTTAGAAACCTCAAAGTCCTTTTCGAGATCGGAAGGAATTGATTTGGAAATAAAATAATTTCCTCTTCGATTTCAAATGGGGTTTAagatttccaaactagcccttcgAAATATGGACACCCCTGCTTTGATCTATG of Zea mays cultivar B73 chromosome 8, Zm-B73-REFERENCE-NAM-5.0, whole genome shotgun sequence contains these proteins:
- the LOC100279746 gene encoding uncharacterized isoform X1 yields the protein MASGSRGGGGSDFSVVVVGSDAGAGAALLVPSDRHSWHDCLAEADACFSDLEERQVVRVQGTDRARRTIVRVVGKFFPAPAIDGERLKKYVFYKLRTELPVGPFCILYMHSTVQSDDNNPGVSILRTIYEELSPEYKERLQVFYFLHPGLRSRLAIATLGRLFLSGGLYWKIKYISRLEYLWGDIRKGEVEIPDFVIEHDKVLEHRPLTDYGIEPDPLHLADVPAEEVGYSLGRYEDKWTPEDRWYSGNYM
- the LOC100279746 gene encoding uncharacterized LOC100279746 — protein: MAFTSEFWFPAPAIDGERLKKYVFYKLRTELPVGPFCILYMHSTVQSDDNNPGVSILRTIYEELSPEYKERLQVFYFLHPGLRSRLAIATLGRLFLSGGLYWKIKYISRLEYLWGDIRKGEVEIPDFVIEHDKVLEHRPLTDYGIEPDPLHLADVPAEEVGYSLGRYEDKWTPEDRWYSGNYM
- the LOC103636297 gene encoding scarecrow-like protein 3; amino-acid sequence: MVQDEGSSSSVTSSPLHTFSSMPLHGSPAAAGAPTPPWLPRDLRSDERGLCLIHLLLNCAAAAAAGRLDAANAALEHIASLASPDGDAMQRVAAAFAEALARRALRAWPGLCRALLLPRAGPTPAELAAARRHFLDLCPFLRLAGAAANQSVLEAMESEKMVHVVDLGGADAVQWLELLHLLAARPEGPPHLRLTAVHEHREVLAQTAMVLTKEAERLDVPFQFNPIVSRLETLDVESLRVKTGEALAITCSLQLHCLLASDDDSAKDSCHQQSSGDKRQRSPESGVSPSTSRADAFLSALWGLSPKVVVVTEQEASHNAAALTERFVEVLNYYAALFDCLESAAPRGSVERARVERWHLAEEVKNIVACDGAERRERHERLDRWAARMEGNGFARVPLSYYSLLHARRAAQGLGCDGFKVREDKGAFFLCWQERAIFSVSAWRGRRFD